The Nycticebus coucang isolate mNycCou1 chromosome 5, mNycCou1.pri, whole genome shotgun sequence genome window below encodes:
- the ENSA gene encoding alpha-endosulfine: MSQKQEENHAEETGEEKQDTQEKEGILPEKAEEAKLKAKYPSLGQKPGGSDFLMKRLQKGQKYFDSGDYNMAKAKMKNKQLPSAGPDKNLVTGDHIPTPQDLPQRKSSLVTSKLAGGQLE, translated from the exons ATGTCCCAGAAACAAGAAGAGAACCATGCAGAGGAGACCGGCGAGGAGAAGCAG GACACACAAGAGAAAGAAGGTATTCTCCCAGAGAAAGCTGAAGAGGCAAAGCTGAAGGCCAAATATCCAAGCCTAGGACAAAAGCCTGGAGGGTCTGACTTCCTCATGAAGAGACTCCAAAAGGGG CAAAAATACTTTGACTCAGGAGACTACAATATGGCCAAAGCCAAGATGAAGAATAAGCAGCTGCCAAGTGCAGGACCAGACAAGAACCTCGTGACTGGTGACCACATCCCCACCCCACAGGATCTGCCCCAGAGAAAGTCCTCACTCGTCACCAGCAAGCTTGCGGG